One Leucobacter muris DNA segment encodes these proteins:
- the orn gene encoding oligoribonuclease — MTKTTMRVNEDRIVGCDLETTGLEKSGDLILEIAMVVLDNDLNELGRFSSVVPQSLHGMMTRLRMSPVVLEMHRASGLVAEVHEARSSRPGEGIAHVEDDAIEFLDEYDALCAPMLGSNVKFDRGFIEAHMPFLAQQFHYRDIDVSTVKELARRRAPEVFAGAPVKREEHRALPDIRESVEEYRYYERAGFIVPSPGGAR; from the coding sequence ATGACGAAGACGACGATGAGGGTGAACGAGGATCGCATCGTGGGGTGCGACCTCGAGACGACGGGCTTGGAGAAGTCCGGTGATCTGATCCTCGAGATCGCGATGGTGGTGCTGGATAACGATCTGAATGAGTTGGGTCGGTTCTCGTCGGTGGTGCCGCAGTCGTTGCACGGGATGATGACGCGGTTGCGGATGTCGCCGGTGGTGTTGGAGATGCATCGCGCTTCGGGTCTGGTGGCGGAGGTGCATGAGGCGCGTTCGTCTCGCCCGGGTGAGGGGATTGCGCATGTGGAGGATGACGCGATCGAGTTCTTGGACGAGTACGACGCGCTGTGTGCCCCGATGCTGGGCAGCAACGTGAAGTTCGACCGGGGCTTCATCGAGGCGCACATGCCGTTCTTGGCGCAGCAGTTCCACTACCGCGATATTGATGTGTCGACGGTGAAGGAGCTCGCCCGCCGCCGCGCCCCGGAGGTGTTCGCGGGGGCCCCGGTGAAGCGTGAGGAGCATCGTGCTTTGCCGGATATTCGGGAGTCGGTGGAGGAGTACCGCTATTACGAGCGGGCGGGCTTCATCGTCCCGTCTCCTGGGGGTGCACGATGA
- a CDS encoding SU10 major capsid protein — protein MTGITGLGTTYNLPNYVGELFNASPEDTPFLSAIGGLTGGESVGATLFEWQGYDLRDAEDDRQRLEGADAPESEERVRYNASNVLEIHQEATGVSYTKQGATKQRGAGATAVTIGNTTIPADELAWQLQQVFKQIARDIEKTFISGTYARPADNTAPRRTRGLLQAIQTNAAVVTGGQLTESAVLDLMQDAWDNGGLQEGETRTVIVNASLKRQLTKIFIKDKGYQETSRSVGGVNLQTFETDFGKCNIMLDRWMPADTLAVASLEDCKPAFLEVPGKGHFFAEKLAKTGASDKVQVYGEIGLNYGNERKHGKLVVEA, from the coding sequence GTGACTGGAATCACCGGTCTGGGCACGACCTACAACCTGCCCAACTACGTCGGGGAGCTCTTCAACGCTTCCCCCGAGGACACCCCGTTCCTCTCCGCCATCGGCGGCCTCACCGGCGGCGAGTCGGTGGGGGCGACGCTCTTCGAGTGGCAGGGGTACGACCTGCGCGACGCCGAGGACGACCGCCAGCGCCTCGAGGGTGCCGACGCGCCCGAGTCGGAGGAGCGCGTGCGCTACAACGCGTCGAACGTGCTCGAGATCCACCAGGAGGCCACCGGCGTCTCCTACACGAAGCAGGGCGCGACCAAGCAGCGCGGTGCCGGCGCGACAGCCGTCACCATCGGCAACACCACGATCCCCGCTGACGAGCTCGCCTGGCAGCTGCAGCAGGTGTTCAAGCAGATCGCCCGCGACATCGAGAAGACGTTCATCTCGGGCACCTACGCCCGCCCTGCCGACAACACCGCACCGCGTCGCACGCGCGGCCTGCTGCAGGCGATCCAGACGAACGCCGCGGTCGTCACCGGCGGCCAGCTCACCGAGTCCGCCGTGCTCGACCTGATGCAGGACGCCTGGGACAACGGCGGCCTGCAGGAGGGCGAGACCCGCACGGTCATCGTGAACGCGTCGCTGAAGCGGCAGCTCACGAAGATCTTCATCAAGGACAAGGGCTACCAGGAGACGTCCCGCTCGGTCGGCGGCGTGAACCTGCAGACCTTCGAGACGGACTTCGGCAAGTGCAACATCATGCTCGACCGGTGGATGCCGGCCGACACGCTCGCCGTCGCGTCGCTCGAGGACTGCAAGCCCGCGTTCCTCGAGGTGCCCGGCAAGGGCCACTTCTTCGCGGAGAAGCTCGCGAAGACCGGCGCGTCGGACAAGGTGCAGGTCTACGGCGAGATCGGCCTGAACTACGGCAACGAGCGCAAGCACGGCAAGCTCGTGGTGGAGGCCTGA
- the dnaN gene encoding DNA polymerase III subunit beta, translating to MKISIDRADLAAALSFVAAMSPACPLQPVLAGVLLTAASGRLTLTVYDYEAAAETTIDADISAEGAAVVHAATLLRIVGKLPAKPVVFEAGERELLIRCGSVRASLPLMPVGECPQPTFDAEPLFSMSGARFEDAVGRVALAAAKSAPERPVIIGVHLAVSEGGVTLSATDRYRVAMFAVECATTGSATVAVPASVMREAAKSLGSSEEVSLALTSSGAVVFEGERGRLMSQTLAGNFPPVAGLFPQRARSTALIDVDAMSAATSRGALALAPEDALQFTFSESECSLTGTGDASSIEDGFEVAFDGDLDLQVRLRPQLVLDGLSACRATEVQAWFTHEPSSPRPGPVMFTAGDGYRYLMVANQK from the coding sequence GTGAAGATCTCGATCGACCGTGCCGACCTGGCCGCCGCGCTCTCGTTCGTGGCCGCGATGTCTCCCGCCTGCCCCCTGCAGCCGGTGCTCGCCGGCGTGCTGCTGACCGCCGCGTCGGGTCGTCTGACGCTCACTGTTTACGACTACGAGGCCGCCGCCGAGACCACGATCGACGCGGATATCTCCGCCGAGGGGGCTGCGGTGGTGCACGCTGCGACGCTGCTACGGATCGTGGGCAAGCTGCCGGCGAAGCCGGTCGTGTTCGAGGCGGGTGAGCGCGAGTTGCTGATCCGATGCGGTTCGGTGCGCGCGTCCCTGCCGCTGATGCCGGTGGGCGAGTGCCCGCAGCCAACGTTCGATGCGGAGCCCCTGTTCTCGATGTCCGGCGCCCGATTCGAGGATGCGGTGGGCCGGGTCGCGTTGGCGGCTGCGAAGTCCGCACCGGAGCGGCCCGTCATCATCGGCGTGCACCTCGCGGTGTCCGAGGGAGGGGTGACGTTGTCGGCGACGGATCGCTACCGGGTCGCGATGTTCGCCGTGGAGTGCGCCACCACTGGCAGCGCGACGGTGGCTGTGCCGGCGTCGGTGATGCGTGAGGCGGCGAAGTCCCTCGGATCGTCGGAGGAGGTTTCGCTCGCGCTCACGTCGTCGGGTGCGGTGGTGTTCGAGGGGGAGCGGGGCCGTCTGATGTCGCAGACGCTCGCGGGCAACTTCCCGCCGGTCGCGGGCCTGTTCCCGCAGCGCGCTCGCTCGACCGCGCTGATCGATGTTGACGCGATGTCTGCAGCGACTTCGCGGGGCGCGTTGGCGCTCGCACCGGAGGATGCGTTGCAGTTCACGTTCTCGGAGTCGGAGTGCTCTCTCACGGGCACGGGGGATGCGTCGAGTATCGAGGACGGCTTCGAGGTCGCGTTCGATGGCGACCTGGATCTGCAGGTGAGGCTCCGCCCGCAACTCGTGCTCGACGGCCTCTCGGCGTGCCGAGCCACCGAAGTGCAGGCGTGGTTCACGCACGAGCCGTCGTCGCCGCGCCCCGGCCCGGTGATGTTCACGGCCGGCGACGGCTACCGCTACCTCATGGTCGCGAACCAGAAGTGA
- a CDS encoding IS256 family transposase, translating into MIDPVTGEIIDQKELAERLLAQAKEQGVSLTGPGGLLSQLTKNVLETALNAELTEHLGHEHGGTPIGENMRNGTRVKTVLTEIGPVEIEVPRDRDGSFEPVIVPKRKRRLDGIDQIVLSLSARGLTTGEIAAHFDEVYGAKVSKDTISRITEKVAGELAEWSSRPLDALYPVIFVDAIVVKVRDGQVRNTPFYVVMGVTVNGERDILGIWAGDGQEGARFWLQVFTELKNRGVEDVLIAVCDGLKGLPEAINTTWEQTVVQQCIVHLIRNSFRYAGRQHRDAIVRSLKPVYTAPSEQAAKDRFEEFAAEWGGRYPAIVQLWKNSWAEFVPFLEYDVEIRRVICTTNAIESINARYRRAVRARGHFPNEAAALKCLYLVTRSLDPTGGGRARWVMRWKPALNAFAITFAGRFEKTTHE; encoded by the coding sequence ATGATTGATCCCGTGACCGGGGAGATCATCGATCAGAAAGAACTCGCAGAACGCTTGCTCGCGCAGGCGAAGGAGCAGGGCGTGAGCCTGACGGGGCCGGGCGGCCTGCTCAGCCAGCTCACGAAGAACGTCCTCGAGACCGCGCTGAATGCCGAGTTGACCGAGCACCTCGGCCACGAGCACGGCGGGACCCCAATCGGCGAGAACATGCGTAACGGGACGCGGGTCAAGACGGTGCTGACAGAGATCGGCCCCGTCGAGATCGAAGTCCCGCGAGATCGAGACGGGTCGTTCGAGCCGGTGATCGTCCCCAAGCGGAAACGCCGACTGGACGGCATCGATCAGATCGTTCTGTCCCTTTCCGCTCGGGGGTTGACGACCGGTGAGATCGCTGCGCATTTCGACGAGGTCTATGGGGCGAAGGTCTCCAAGGACACGATCAGCCGGATCACCGAGAAGGTCGCCGGGGAACTCGCCGAATGGTCGAGCAGGCCGTTGGATGCGCTCTACCCGGTGATCTTCGTCGACGCGATCGTGGTGAAGGTCCGTGACGGGCAGGTGAGGAACACCCCGTTCTATGTCGTGATGGGCGTCACCGTGAACGGGGAACGCGACATCCTCGGCATCTGGGCCGGTGACGGTCAGGAGGGTGCGAGGTTCTGGCTGCAGGTGTTCACCGAGCTGAAGAACCGGGGTGTCGAGGACGTGCTCATCGCGGTCTGCGACGGGCTGAAGGGTCTCCCGGAGGCGATCAACACCACTTGGGAGCAAACGGTCGTCCAGCAGTGCATCGTCCATCTGATCCGCAACAGCTTCCGCTACGCCGGGCGGCAACACCGCGACGCGATCGTCCGTTCCCTCAAACCCGTCTACACGGCCCCGTCGGAGCAGGCGGCGAAGGATCGGTTCGAGGAGTTCGCCGCCGAGTGGGGCGGACGGTATCCGGCGATCGTGCAGCTCTGGAAGAACAGCTGGGCGGAGTTCGTGCCGTTCCTCGAGTATGACGTCGAGATCCGGCGGGTGATCTGCACGACCAACGCGATCGAGTCAATCAACGCTCGCTATCGGCGCGCCGTGAGAGCTCGGGGGCACTTTCCCAACGAGGCCGCCGCGCTGAAATGTCTCTACCTCGTGACGCGGTCGCTTGACCCGACTGGCGGCGGAAGGGCACGCTGGGTGATGAGGTGGAAGCCCGCGCTGAACGCGTTCGCGATCACCTTCGCCGGACGGTTCGAGAAAACCACTCACGAATGA
- a CDS encoding phage antirepressor: protein MSAVEFFNYGSVPVRVVSIDGQPWFVARDVAAVLGYADATSAVRQHCKGVANHHPLRTAGGVQQLRVIPESDVMRMIVSSRLPDAVKFERWVFEEVLPAIRRTGSYGAAQVDPTTPQGMRLVLEAATAALAELDVARPKAEAWDELASAKGDYSVADAAKILARAGIDTGQQRLFKTLHEFGWIYRSAGRWQAYQWAVDGGDLAHKIQAHYHPNTSELVQDTPQIRVTAKGLRRLRDRIRAAEPLPELTG, encoded by the coding sequence GTGAGCGCCGTCGAGTTCTTCAACTACGGGAGCGTGCCCGTGCGCGTGGTGTCGATCGACGGGCAGCCCTGGTTCGTGGCCCGTGATGTCGCCGCGGTGCTCGGCTACGCGGATGCGACGAGCGCGGTGCGGCAGCACTGCAAGGGGGTGGCGAATCACCACCCCCTTCGCACCGCGGGCGGCGTGCAGCAGCTGCGAGTGATCCCGGAGTCGGACGTGATGCGGATGATCGTGTCGAGCCGCCTCCCGGACGCGGTGAAGTTCGAGCGGTGGGTGTTCGAGGAAGTGCTCCCCGCGATCCGCCGCACGGGCAGCTATGGCGCCGCGCAGGTGGACCCGACGACGCCGCAGGGCATGCGCCTCGTGCTCGAGGCCGCTACCGCGGCGCTCGCCGAGCTCGACGTCGCGCGCCCCAAGGCCGAGGCCTGGGACGAGCTCGCGTCCGCGAAGGGCGACTACTCCGTGGCGGACGCCGCGAAGATCCTCGCGCGCGCCGGCATCGACACCGGGCAGCAGCGCCTCTTCAAGACGCTGCACGAGTTCGGGTGGATCTACCGCTCGGCGGGCCGGTGGCAGGCCTACCAGTGGGCCGTCGACGGCGGCGACCTCGCGCACAAGATCCAGGCCCACTACCACCCGAACACCTCCGAGCTCGTGCAGGACACCCCGCAGATCCGCGTGACCGCGAAGGGCCTTCGCAGGCTCCGCGACCGGATCCGAGCCGCCGAACCCCTCCCGGAGCTCACCGGCTAA
- a CDS encoding helix-turn-helix domain-containing protein, with product MNHSAHGEELARLIAEEIRVEMARQKRSRRELAKVIGVTEHTAGSRLNGSPNFNTQELAAVASWLGLTVSTLIRRAELSRDAKATALAAEAVAR from the coding sequence ATGAATCACTCAGCACATGGCGAAGAGCTCGCCCGGCTCATTGCCGAGGAGATCCGAGTCGAGATGGCGCGCCAGAAGCGATCGCGTCGCGAGCTGGCAAAGGTCATCGGTGTCACGGAGCACACCGCGGGAAGCCGCCTCAACGGCTCACCCAACTTCAACACTCAAGAACTAGCTGCAGTCGCTTCTTGGCTCGGTCTCACCGTATCTACTCTGATTCGTCGCGCTGAACTGAGCCGGGATGCGAAGGCCACTGCGCTCGCCGCCGAGGCGGTGGCACGATGA
- a CDS encoding tyrosine-type recombinase/integrase: MARAWIVDLWVKDATVTLPDGSTVKLSPTREQMRSIKSLPEHFRTAKWLKGKRWRVAWNEDTDNGPVQRAKLFAGKQEAEEFAAEMEDDIRMGRYIDPRQRERPFSEVAEKWLSSKASIKDSSWRRYRRELDNYVLPKWGKARLGSITREQIDAWVQELREGRAPHEFSTNKHVAKKKRKPGKMAPSYVQHVVGRTFGGTLRYAVREGWIGRDPLRHVELPRIEPSTEDHLPSLTYEEVEDVADEAMAVTGRRDDKALALTLCYCGLRIGEATALKVKDVDLAGLQLRVLRTWTVDKEGVRVLGTPKTWEKRWVPVPQFLADELKLLMQGREPEDYLFRSSRGGAINDRNWYNRVWLKVRDALGIAGKMSVHDLRHVAATLAIAAGADVKLVQQMLGHKDATETLNTYAHLWPSKVSEVTKLMADRRKRALEERGDADAEQAA, translated from the coding sequence ATGGCGAGAGCCTGGATCGTCGACCTGTGGGTGAAGGATGCCACCGTGACGCTGCCGGATGGCAGCACGGTGAAGCTCAGCCCCACTCGTGAGCAGATGCGCTCCATCAAGAGCCTGCCCGAGCATTTCCGTACGGCGAAATGGCTGAAGGGGAAGCGGTGGCGGGTCGCCTGGAACGAGGACACGGACAATGGCCCCGTCCAGCGCGCGAAGCTCTTCGCCGGCAAGCAGGAGGCCGAAGAGTTCGCCGCCGAGATGGAAGACGACATCAGGATGGGGCGCTACATCGACCCCCGTCAGCGCGAGCGCCCCTTCAGCGAGGTCGCGGAGAAGTGGCTCAGTTCGAAGGCCAGCATCAAAGACTCATCTTGGCGGCGATACCGGCGCGAGCTCGACAACTACGTGCTGCCGAAGTGGGGGAAGGCCCGGCTGGGGTCCATCACCCGCGAGCAGATCGACGCCTGGGTGCAGGAGCTGCGCGAGGGCCGGGCCCCCCACGAGTTCTCCACCAACAAGCACGTCGCGAAGAAGAAGCGGAAGCCGGGCAAGATGGCGCCCTCGTACGTGCAGCACGTCGTCGGGCGCACCTTCGGCGGCACGCTCCGCTACGCGGTGCGGGAGGGGTGGATCGGCCGCGATCCCCTCCGGCACGTCGAGCTCCCCCGGATCGAGCCTTCAACCGAGGACCATCTACCGTCGCTCACCTACGAGGAGGTCGAAGACGTCGCCGACGAGGCGATGGCGGTGACCGGGCGTCGCGACGACAAGGCGCTCGCGCTCACGCTCTGCTACTGCGGGTTGCGCATCGGGGAGGCGACAGCGCTGAAGGTGAAAGACGTCGACCTGGCGGGGCTGCAGCTCCGCGTACTGCGGACCTGGACCGTCGACAAGGAAGGCGTGCGGGTGCTCGGCACCCCGAAGACGTGGGAGAAACGATGGGTGCCAGTCCCCCAGTTCCTCGCAGATGAGCTGAAGCTTCTGATGCAGGGTCGCGAGCCCGAGGACTATCTCTTCCGATCTTCGAGGGGCGGCGCAATCAACGACCGCAACTGGTACAACCGCGTGTGGCTGAAGGTTCGAGATGCGCTCGGGATCGCGGGCAAGATGAGCGTGCACGACCTGCGGCACGTTGCTGCGACCCTTGCCATTGCGGCGGGAGCCGATGTGAAGCTCGTGCAGCAGATGCTCGGGCACAAGGACGCCACCGAGACGCTGAACACCTACGCGCATCTGTGGCCGTCGAAGGTATCCGAGGTGACGAAGCTCATGGCGGATCGCCGAAAACGAGCGCTCGAGGAGCGCGGTGACGCTGACGCCGAGCAGGCCGCGTGA
- a CDS encoding phage portal protein, translating to MVMYLPAPPQVYGLDHTTQNILDQAWQQWAAKLPRNIERLIYLDGKNKLKDLRISIPPELLDDLNVVSGWAEKAVTEPANRTIWEGMLDEDGNPDPFDLRHLLYRNRYAVEFPQGVRASMTYSCAFQSVTPGDVLSGEPEVLIMHHSAMWATGLWNARLRELSAGLLVGAVDVLGAPTEIMLLTPFETLVCRKMAGGWILADRIKNPLGRCGLELMPLAPDLDRPFGRARVDRRVMSIVDRVVRAGSRLDVHSEAFSALKLFLLGADESAFTDEQGRTIPLWSYYMSRMNTLGVNEEGELPKIEKISAESPEPHIATLRQLASEFSGHTGVPLGSLGIAQDNPESADAKNVAREDIMFMVKQQHTVYGHAKRRTFENAIMIRDRLTEPPREIADLELLWRRPDHASDAALADAGMKQVTAAELQGTETGMRMIGMSEARIRQAVAEKRRMAAGTVLDRLTADGALAEGEEVAGEAALRDAQIVKAQLDALGVGVRAGADPTEVAEKVGLAGIKMTGAVPVSLRMPQDEANDLEEK from the coding sequence ATGGTGATGTACCTCCCGGCTCCGCCGCAGGTGTATGGCCTCGACCACACCACTCAGAACATCCTCGATCAGGCATGGCAGCAGTGGGCGGCGAAGCTGCCCCGCAACATCGAGCGCCTCATATACCTCGACGGGAAGAACAAGCTGAAGGACCTGCGGATTTCGATCCCGCCCGAGCTGCTCGATGACCTGAACGTGGTCAGCGGGTGGGCGGAGAAAGCGGTCACCGAGCCCGCGAACCGCACGATCTGGGAGGGCATGCTGGACGAGGACGGCAACCCCGACCCGTTCGACCTGCGCCACCTCCTGTACCGCAACCGGTACGCGGTGGAGTTCCCGCAGGGTGTGCGTGCGTCGATGACGTACTCCTGCGCGTTCCAGTCAGTCACCCCAGGCGACGTCCTGTCGGGCGAGCCCGAGGTGCTGATCATGCACCACTCGGCGATGTGGGCAACGGGCCTGTGGAACGCGCGCCTGCGGGAGCTGTCGGCGGGCCTCCTCGTCGGCGCAGTCGACGTGTTGGGAGCCCCAACCGAGATTATGCTCCTCACCCCGTTCGAGACGCTCGTGTGCCGGAAGATGGCCGGCGGGTGGATCCTCGCCGACCGCATCAAGAACCCCCTGGGGCGCTGCGGTCTCGAGCTGATGCCGCTCGCCCCGGACCTCGACCGCCCCTTCGGGCGGGCGCGCGTCGACCGGCGGGTCATGTCGATCGTGGACCGTGTGGTCCGCGCCGGCTCCCGCCTCGACGTGCACTCGGAGGCGTTCAGCGCGCTGAAGCTGTTCCTGCTCGGCGCTGACGAGTCCGCGTTCACGGACGAGCAGGGCCGCACGATCCCGCTCTGGTCGTACTACATGTCCCGCATGAACACGCTCGGGGTGAACGAGGAGGGTGAGCTCCCGAAGATCGAGAAGATCAGTGCGGAGTCGCCGGAGCCGCACATCGCGACGCTCCGGCAGCTCGCCTCGGAGTTCTCCGGCCATACCGGCGTGCCGCTCGGGTCGCTCGGCATCGCGCAGGACAACCCCGAGTCTGCGGATGCGAAGAACGTTGCACGCGAGGACATCATGTTCATGGTCAAGCAGCAGCACACCGTCTACGGTCACGCGAAGCGCCGCACCTTCGAGAACGCGATCATGATCCGGGACCGGCTCACCGAGCCACCCCGCGAGATCGCCGACCTCGAACTGCTGTGGCGACGCCCGGATCATGCCTCCGACGCGGCTCTTGCGGATGCTGGCATGAAGCAAGTCACCGCGGCCGAGCTGCAGGGCACCGAGACCGGGATGCGGATGATCGGTATGTCCGAAGCCCGCATCCGGCAGGCCGTCGCCGAGAAGCGGCGCATGGCCGCCGGTACCGTGCTCGACCGCCTCACCGCTGACGGTGCCCTCGCAGAGGGTGAGGAGGTTGCCGGTGAGGCGGCCCTGCGGGATGCGCAGATCGTGAAGGCCCAGCTCGACGCTCTCGGCGTCGGCGTGCGCGCCGGCGCGGACCCCACGGAGGTCGCCGAGAAGGTCGGGCTCGCCGGCATCAAGATGACCGGCGCGGTACCGGTGTCGCTGCGCATGCCGCAGGACGAGGCGAACGACCTCGAAGAGAAATGA
- a CDS encoding HNH endonuclease yields the protein MATSRTGTAKYKAWRTRTLHAAQQQGITHCPCKANCTHHAGRRCNVWLDYVVSRRPNSAEPDHIVPHALGGRETRDNGAVLCRRCNQSVGDKTTNRQRRTKQTVPTIRFGRAT from the coding sequence ATGGCGACCTCGCGCACAGGTACCGCGAAGTACAAGGCGTGGCGCACGCGCACGCTCCACGCTGCACAGCAGCAAGGCATCACGCACTGCCCATGCAAAGCGAACTGCACGCATCACGCGGGACGACGCTGCAACGTGTGGCTCGACTACGTCGTCAGCAGACGGCCCAACAGTGCCGAACCCGATCACATCGTGCCCCATGCGCTCGGAGGACGAGAAACACGCGACAACGGCGCAGTGCTGTGCCGCCGGTGTAACCAGTCGGTCGGCGACAAGACCACCAATCGTCAGCGCCGCACGAAACAGACCGTGCCGACCATCCGATTCGGCCGTGCGACCTGA
- a CDS encoding DUF7341 domain-containing protein: MTDRDVERLTSTHTEMIEGRVVVADPLLEQLRRARYSSVGYGGARGAAGGSVLNTKAFDLYEEIDGTTRAWLDHYRRDHRGDLADAIVRLAGILRAEVAGDRLDPDDPRTGMFGVMVYRIENLLDPPHEKELTFPCPDCGERYHEETTVEKRGGREVEVMTRQAALRIPVRPGRALVAECHCCGKLWATRDELIELAESAGERVDYAELVVALAAGNGKG; the protein is encoded by the coding sequence GTGACTGACCGTGACGTGGAGCGTCTGACGTCGACGCACACCGAGATGATCGAGGGGCGGGTGGTGGTCGCGGATCCGCTGCTCGAGCAGCTGCGCCGCGCCCGCTACTCCTCAGTCGGGTACGGAGGAGCACGTGGCGCAGCCGGCGGCTCGGTGCTGAACACCAAGGCCTTCGACCTGTATGAGGAGATCGACGGCACGACACGCGCGTGGCTCGACCACTACCGGCGTGACCACCGAGGCGACCTCGCCGACGCGATCGTGCGTCTCGCCGGAATCCTCCGCGCCGAGGTTGCCGGCGACCGCCTGGACCCGGACGACCCGCGCACCGGCATGTTCGGGGTGATGGTCTACCGCATCGAGAACCTGCTCGATCCGCCTCACGAGAAGGAGCTCACGTTCCCGTGCCCCGACTGCGGCGAGCGCTACCACGAAGAGACCACGGTGGAGAAGCGTGGCGGCCGTGAAGTGGAAGTGATGACCCGGCAAGCCGCCCTGCGCATCCCGGTGCGGCCGGGGCGTGCGCTCGTCGCTGAGTGCCACTGCTGCGGGAAGCTGTGGGCGACCCGAGACGAGCTGATCGAACTCGCTGAGAGCGCCGGCGAGCGTGTCGACTATGCAGAGCTCGTCGTCGCGCTCGCCGCCGGGAACGGGAAGGGGTAG
- a CDS encoding VG15 protein has protein sequence MSAIGKLSRSQQSAARMAKDQLTKFWGLYGNLPAEELRDALLTFVPALGERYGDLAAAAAADWYEETVLAATGKPGAAVLAEVESDALVEAVRWAADDLYHGDPVDTWRKLEKSLQRHVKNASRGTVQRSATRSGVAFARVPSGARTCAFCEMLASRGFVYGSAELAGSIHRYHDECDCQQVPEFAMNAAERAAHDARVAEMYDRYSAARAEVEADGLALSEGNILQRLRDMHPDRYTDGASVPSILRSIDQGWPATVRPLTPRNWGHILKRHLNGGGAIDTFPETFTPYDIAKVIRETAAHPDARLPHPNPKFEGVENLHKVIDGQLYIVGVKHRGDLDGVLTAFPPSPSSPIMEAWRSWQNRK, from the coding sequence ATGAGCGCTATCGGCAAGCTCAGCCGCTCCCAGCAGTCGGCCGCGCGCATGGCGAAGGACCAGCTCACGAAGTTCTGGGGCCTGTACGGCAACCTCCCTGCCGAGGAGCTGCGCGACGCGCTGCTCACGTTCGTGCCGGCCCTCGGCGAACGGTACGGAGATCTCGCCGCGGCCGCTGCGGCCGACTGGTATGAGGAGACGGTGCTCGCCGCGACTGGGAAACCGGGGGCGGCGGTGCTCGCCGAGGTGGAGAGCGACGCGCTCGTAGAGGCCGTTCGATGGGCGGCCGACGACCTCTACCACGGCGACCCCGTCGACACGTGGCGGAAGCTCGAGAAGTCGCTGCAGCGGCACGTGAAGAACGCGAGCCGAGGCACCGTCCAGCGCAGCGCCACCCGCAGCGGCGTCGCGTTCGCGCGCGTCCCATCCGGGGCGCGCACCTGCGCATTCTGCGAGATGCTCGCCTCCCGCGGGTTCGTGTACGGCAGCGCCGAACTCGCCGGCTCCATCCACCGCTACCACGACGAATGCGACTGCCAGCAGGTGCCCGAGTTCGCGATGAACGCCGCCGAACGCGCCGCACACGACGCCCGCGTCGCCGAGATGTACGACCGGTACAGCGCGGCGCGCGCCGAAGTCGAGGCTGACGGCCTCGCCCTCTCCGAGGGGAACATCCTGCAGCGCCTCCGGGACATGCACCCGGACCGGTACACGGACGGCGCGAGCGTGCCCTCGATCCTGCGGTCGATCGATCAGGGCTGGCCGGCCACGGTCCGCCCGCTCACGCCTCGAAACTGGGGGCACATCCTCAAGCGGCACCTGAATGGCGGCGGCGCGATCGACACGTTCCCCGAGACGTTCACCCCCTACGACATCGCCAAGGTCATCCGGGAGACCGCCGCGCACCCGGACGCGCGCCTGCCGCACCCGAACCCGAAGTTCGAGGGCGTCGAGAACCTGCACAAGGTCATCGACGGGCAGCTGTACATCGTCGGCGTGAAGCATCGCGGGGACCTCGACGGCGTGCTCACGGCCTTCCCGCCATCGCCGTCGAGTCCTATCATGGAGGCATGGAGATCATGGCAGAACAGGAAGTAG
- a CDS encoding helicase yields MSDTTTPVAQTTAQPNGGAAATPAEPNGDAEVDYKAKYEETLAHSRQWEQRAKENKAAAEKLAQVEEAQKTTEQKQADQLAALQAENAAFKAEKQQAAWAKEVAEATGVPAGVLRGSTLEELQAHAELLKPAFAKEPEPLKPVPTIGNQPRNPGNVSLPEQIAAAEAAGNHQLVAALKAMQLGAAS; encoded by the coding sequence ATGAGCGACACCACGACCCCCGTGGCGCAGACCACCGCACAGCCGAACGGCGGCGCGGCGGCCACCCCGGCCGAGCCGAACGGCGACGCCGAGGTCGACTACAAGGCCAAGTACGAGGAGACCCTCGCGCATTCGCGCCAGTGGGAGCAGCGGGCGAAGGAGAACAAAGCCGCCGCCGAGAAGCTCGCGCAGGTCGAGGAGGCCCAGAAGACTACCGAGCAGAAGCAGGCCGACCAGCTCGCCGCGCTGCAGGCCGAGAACGCCGCGTTCAAGGCTGAGAAGCAGCAGGCGGCGTGGGCGAAGGAGGTCGCCGAGGCGACCGGCGTCCCCGCTGGAGTGCTGCGCGGGTCCACGCTCGAGGAACTGCAGGCGCACGCCGAACTCCTCAAGCCGGCCTTCGCGAAGGAGCCCGAACCGCTGAAGCCGGTCCCTACGATCGGGAACCAGCCGCGGAACCCGGGCAACGTGTCGCTCCCCGAACAGATCGCCGCCGCCGAGGCGGCCGGCAACCACCAGCTCGTCGCCGCCCTGAAGGCGATGCAGCTGGGGGCCGCAAGCTAA